In one Oncorhynchus nerka isolate Pitt River linkage group LG7, Oner_Uvic_2.0, whole genome shotgun sequence genomic region, the following are encoded:
- the LOC135572673 gene encoding putative uncharacterized protein DDB_G0292636, whose protein sequence is MSPEERQVEDNGHKDKEGVMSPEERQVEDNGHKDKEGVMSPEERQVEDNGHKDKEGVMSPEERQVEDIKRQVVEDNGHKDKEGVMSPEERQVEDNGHKDKEGVMSPEERQVEDNGHKDKAPEERGSKLWIICAM, encoded by the coding sequence ATGTCTCCtgaagagagacaggtggaggacaATGGACATAAAGACAAGGAGGGTGTGATGTCTCCtgaagagagacaggtggaggacaATGGACATAAAGACAAGGAGGGTGTGATGTCTCCtgaagagagacaggtggaggacaATGGACATAAAGACAAGGAGGGTGTGATGTCTCCTGAAGAGAGACAGGTGGAAGACATAAAGAGACAGGTGGTGGAGGACAATGGACATAAAGACAAGGAGGGTGTGATGTCTCCtgaagagagacaggtggaggacaATGGACATAAAGACAAGGAGGGTGTGATGTCTCCtgaagagagacaggtggaggacaATGGACATAAAGACAAGGCTCCTGAAGAGAGAGGCTCTAAACTCTGGATTATCTGTGCTATGTAA